The Apium graveolens cultivar Ventura unplaced genomic scaffold, ASM990537v1 ctg7308, whole genome shotgun sequence genome has a segment encoding these proteins:
- the LOC141704011 gene encoding uncharacterized protein LOC141704011, with amino-acid sequence MDRSWLKADRRTREFENGVDDLLMFAFENGYNEDKISCPCLKCAHSKSWKARIVKNHLFQNGIDETYTRWIWHGEPNIVESPVLDESDNSVSSNYQFCTRMGEADDDDVLSSDSSDFINHVKGEHEPLYPGCENYTKMKALVKLFNLKVKHGMSDSCFSDVLLLIGSLLPEGNNVPSSFNEAKKTLCALGMGYDKIHACPNNCLLYRGPQDEDETTCRICKASRWKLNKKGEEQEGVPAKVLWYFPLIPRIRNLFNTPAIAKDMTWHETERQQDGKMRHPADSQTWKDVDQKWPDFASESRNLRLALSADGFNPFRGNRTDHSSWPVLLSVYNLPPWLCMKRRYIMLCLLISGPTEPGNDIDVFLQPLIEDLQELWRGKQVYDAYRQESFVLRGILLWTISDYPALGNLSGHVVKGYNACILCVDKTEATRLVHYRKTVVMRHRRWLPRHHPYRNQKAAFDNSVETGAGPIPLTGEQVFERVQHLRDHVFGKTQRQHKRKKGDARPVWKKLSIFFQLEYWKFLPVRHVLDVMHIEKNICEALLGTLLNIPGKTKDRESVRLDMAEMGIRMELRPKTPGKKEKVPLAAWNLSNAEKKVVCSSFLQMKLPDGFCSNIKNLVNMEKLRLVGMKSHDCHTILHHLLPIAIRSVLHKKVRCTIIRFCLFFKAICSKVIDVDKLKNMQSQLVETLCQLEKHFPPSFFDVMIHLSIHLVREVKLCGPIFLRWMYPFERYMKAFKVYVRNAAHPEGCIAEAYVAEEAVERLVNFEEATIGLPKNDRHEQNAISKPLSGATMIKPSKEELHLAHLCVLQNSNHMRQYFE; translated from the coding sequence atgGATAGGTCATGGTTAAAAGCTGATAGAAGAACAAGAGAGTTTGAGAATGGAGTGGACGATTTACTTATGTTTGCCTTTGAGAATGGATATAACGAAGACAAAATAAGTTGTCCATGCTTAAAGTGCGCACATAGCAAATCTTGGAAAGCTCGGATTGTTAAAAACCATCTGTTTCAAAATGGTATTGATGAAACGTATACTCGCTGGATATGGCACGGGGAGCCAAATATTGTAGAAAGTCCTGTATTGGATGAAAGTGACAACTCGGTATCTTCTAATTACCAATTCTGCACAAGAATGGGTGAAGCTGACGATGATGATGTTCTTTCTTCAGATTCTTCAGATTTCATCAACCATGTGAAAGGTGAGCATGAACCTCTTTATCCTGGTTGTGAGAATTACACTAAGATGAAAGCTTTGGTTAAGTTATTCAACTTGAAAGTGAAGCATGGTATGTCGGATTCATGTTTTTCTGATGTTCTATTATTGATTGGGTCTTTGCTACCAGAAGGCAACAATGTCCCTTCTTCTTTCAATGAAGCGAAGAAAACCTTATGTGCATTAGGAATGGGTTATGATAAGATACACGCATGCCCGAATAATTGTCTACTATATCGTGGGCCACAAGATGAAGATGAGACTACTTGTCGCATATGTAAGGCCTCTAGATGGAAACTGAATAAGAAAGGAGAAGAACAAGAAGGAGTCCCTGCTAAGGTCTTATGGTATTTCCCCTTGATACCAAGAATAAGAAATTTGTTCAATACACCAGCGATTGCGAAGGACATGACTTGGCATGAGACCGAACGACAACAAGATGGTAAAATGAGGCATCCAGCAGACTCGCAAACATGGAAGGATGTCGATCAAAAGTGGCCTGATTTTGCATCGGAGAGTAGAAACCTCCGGTTAGCTTTATCCGCCGACGGTTTCAATCCTTTTCGTGGAAACCGTACTGATCACTCAAGTTGGCCAGTTTTGCTATCGGTTTACAACCTTCCACCTTGGCTCTGTATGAAAAGAAGGTACATTATGCTTTGCTTGTTAATATCAGGACCGACCGAGCCTGGAAATGATATAGATGTGTTCCTTCAACCACTTATTGAAGATCTGCAGGAGTTGTGGCGCGGGAAACAAGTGTACGACGCATATAGACAAGAGTCTTTCGTACTTAGGGGCATATTATTATGGACAATAAGTGACTATCCGGCCTTGGGGAACTTGTCGGGACATGTAGTTAAAGGATATAATGCTTGTATTCTTTGTGTTGATAAAACAGAGGCTACTAGGCTGGTTCACTATCGGAAGACGGTAGTTATGAGGCATAGGAGGTGGTTGCCTCGTCATCATCCGTATAGAAATCAAAAGGCAGCTTTTGATAATAGCGTTGAGACAGGTGCTGGTCCTATTCCATTAACTGGTGAGCAGGTTTTTGAAAGAGTACAACATCTAAGGGACCATGTCTTTGGTAAGACACAACGCCAACATAAACGGAAGAAAGGTGATGCTAGACCAGTTTGGAAGAAGTTATCTATCTTCTTTCAACTTGAGTATTGGAAATTTTTGCCAGTTAGGCATGTTCTCGATGTGATGCACatcgagaaaaatatatgtgaggctttacttggaACTTTGCTAAATATTCCCGGAAAGACAAAAGATAGGGAGTCAGTCCGTCTCGATATGGCAGAAATGGGAATAAGAATGGAGCTAAGGCCAAAAACTCCCGGAAAGAAAGAGAAGGTACCTTTGGCTGCATGGAACTTATCAAATGCTGAAAAGAAGGTAGTTTGCTCATCATTTCTTCAAATGAAGTTACCGGATGGATTTTGTTCAAATATCAAGAATCTTGTAAATATGGAAAAACTTCGGCTTGTTGGAATGAAATCTCATGATTGCCACacaatattgcatcatttgcttcCAATTGCGATTCGGTCGGTACTGCACAAAAAAGTCAGGTGCACAATAATAAGGTTTTGCCTTTTCTTCAAGGCAATTTGCAGCAAAGTCATCGATGTAGATAAATTGAAAAATATGCAATCTCAGTTGGTGGAAACATTATGCCAGCTGGAAAAACACTTTCCCCCTTCGTTCTTCGATGTCATGATCCATCTCTCAATTCATCTTGTGAGAGAGGTTAAGCTTTGCGGGCCAATCTTTCTACGTTGGATGTATCCTTTTGAGAGATATATGAAGGCGTTTAAAGTATATGTTCGAAATGCTGCTCATCCCGAAGGTTGTATTGCCGAGGCATATGTTGCCGAAGAGGCCGTTGAACGTTTGGTCAATTTTGAAGAAGCTACCATAGGTTTGCCAAAAAATGATAGGCATGAGCAAAATGCAATAAGCAAACCTTTATCTGGTGCGACAATGATCAAGCCAAGCAAAGAGGAATTGCATCTAGCACACTTATGTGTTCTGCAAAATAGCAATCACATGAGGCAATATTTTGAGTAA